CTTTTATTGGTATGTGAGACAGCTGTCGGACGATTAGGGCTGCCAACCGCAGCGCAGTGAGGGAATCCTTCAGTCCAAGATACAAATCCACCCTATCTCTAAACTGAAATAATAAATTGGGGCAGggaattttccttttttttcttgCTAAGCTCAATAGCTATAACACACCCAAGTCTCCACTCAGACAAAGTTATGGTAATACCTTGCAAAGCAGTAAACAAACTAACACAATCAATTTCAAAGAGCATATGCTACATAGACACAAAAggaaattaaaacataaattttcCTTCTCCCTTTattctcatgacatttaaagAGATAGAAGCAAGAATTGTTACCTATATCCTACCTAGCACATGCATTGTTCCCTTGCATGGATATCTTCCATTAGACATACACCATAAAATAAACATGACATAAACTCACAATTGGAACCTCGATCACTATGCATATGCTACACACATAGTAAGAAAACATATGCAGGCATATAAATAGTAATCACCATGCATACACACAATCCATCGATATAACTCTCAGGGTATAAAAATACTTCACTTGATACCACAGATGACCATCATATCACTTCTATCTCAAAATATCTCTATGGCAGAAAGTCAATGTTGTGTGATGTTTATGCTTGTGAAACGAACATGAATTCATATGCTtcttagaaataaaataaaacaaacaaaaagcgAGAAAATCAACCAAATAGAGCTTATTTAAGAACTTCTACCGCTAACGAGAACTTACACTTGATGAATCACCAATCTCCACAGGAAAAAAACTTACACTTTAAGTCTCATGCCTAAATCTTGTAAGAATGTGCAATATGACTTCCGCAGgtaattttctttcttcaaaTCAATTCCATCTCGTCTAGAAGGGGAATTTTCTTCAATTTCCTTCCTAGAGAAATACCACTGCCCACCACCTTCTTCTGGTTTTTCCTGGGAAATCCTTGAATGTCCTTCAGGTGCTCCACGATATGAGGGCTCACCAGACAAGAGACCAGCCATTTGAAACTTTGCTTTCCCACCAAAAAGTTTAAAAGAAAGCCAGATGATGTCTCGTGTGTTAGCAAGATATGCTCAAATAACAGTTATCCATCAACAACTGCAAACTAGATTTTAATAGAGTAAGAGCCGGTGAAACAGATAAATACAGCAGTTAATCATGTAACTTACAAGAaactcaaatttttaaaaaagagaaaaaaaaggaaaaggacATAAATGAAGAGATTGAATTATGAAACCTCAAGGAGTCTGTCACCATCAATATTCAAAAGAACAAGTAAATTGTACTCTGGTAAGCACCAATATTTTCAGATTGAAACATACATCAGACCATAAGCTCAACAGCatgttattttttcttttttctttctttccttttttttttccgaaTGGAACCCAAAAAAACACTTGATCTGAAAACCTTCAAgcaagaatatgattttaaaacaaTGGCAATTCGTTTAAACAACTAAAAGTTCTGGCATTGATATCCTCAAAATGATCCAGTGGAGCATGCACATTACACCAAATGGCTAGAGTAGGAAGGGAGAAAGACAGAAACTAAGCAAATATAGATGCCTACTTCTTGGGTGAATTTATTTATGCCTCCACAATTCATAAGTGAACATATAATATCAGGAAAGCAGATCCTAGGCTTCACATGTCCCAACAAATTTTGTTTCACACTAAATAAAGGTCGGTACAACTCAGTCGGTTACACCAACGGCTTGCAATAAAATGAATTTATGTCTGAGATTCACAGCACAATCCATCAAAAAATTGACATAGCAACTTCTGAAAACTTAAAGGTTTTTATTACCATTTTCCTAGACTAAAGATGGCTATCCACAGAAAGCTTCTTCATTAAGATTCTGCCAAAAAACCCTAGTTACAGgatttgattaaaaattagATATATAGAAGGGTAAGAATGGGAGCGGGAGctcataatttaaatttatcctTGGCATTCaccaaaattcttgaaaatttatattcaaCTAGTTGACTTCCAAGGTTCAACACTCACGCTCCAGCTTCTCACTTTAGCCAGTAGAATCCAAATAGACAGGCCAACGTATACAGCTACTGTTTATGCAAGTTGATAAAGGGAAACGAAACACCACAAGAAGTGCTTAATTCGGTCAAGTAAAACAAGCATCTTCAAGACCTAAGCACCAATAAATGATATGTCGTTTATCAAGCTTACAGTTTCACCAATAAACTAAACCGAACTGGGGAAACAAGGCAGAGTAAAATAAATAAGCCCATAACATTCTAGGGCTTTTCCATCATCCAAACACTCGAAAGAAAGAAGAGTCAAGATTTCAAAGTAAATACATCCGCGGATTTGGGATTCATACACTGAATATGAAATTTTGGAGAGCACAAGATTCGATTGTTTTAGCACAATAGCAATACACAAGTCCCAAGTCATACAAAACACGAAAATTAGGGCAAGATTGACTTCAACTGAATATAGCATCTCAAGAATACAATCTTACCATTCGCCGCCGGGACAGGACAGAATCTCTTCACGCGGTAGATTCGGTGGCTCCTATAGTAGTACTCCAACGCTTCGGCCAGGGCTGAGAAGGAACGAGGATCCGTGACTGTATCTTTGGTCTCTAAAAAGTTCACaatttattgtgttatataCATTTATCAATTTTCAGTCTAGACTAGATTCATAAGCGAAATATCTACTGGGTTTGGGCCGTCGTGGGTTCAGTCTTTTCAGGCCTTGTTAGTAAAAACTTGACCTAGGCCCACTCATTTTATAATTGGTCTCCTATCTCTAATGGGCTTAGTGAATGGATTTTACAGAAATTATTGGGCTCACGACAAAGCTTTGATTACAAATTGAAGTATAAATAATTACACtgattaaataaaattgaaaaagtataattttcacaaaattgtattaatttatcttctttttttaaaaaatttatactatatattaaaattaaacccCTTAggcataatatttttattctccATAATTTTATCTCTTCAACCTTCtatctaattttttaatcaatcgATCAAATAATACATACTATTTATTGCCTAACATAGTTATAAATAtttctatatttatattatttcttttgtttcaaattaaattattaaatgattaaaaaatttatatataaatatatgttcaCACAGCGTTGAAACTAATTATTATGAAATGACAATATTATAGACGATGACTAATTTAGACCAAATGAATAGCGTTTTAAGCACAGAGGCTAAAGCGCTTCGGTTGCgcataataaaagaaaatgaactAAAAAGCgttaaattcaaaactttttaTATGACGTCACCCACAGTCGTAGTACATGACCGTTGGATTATCAGCAACGTTccaaaatcagagtattttaaaaatgatcCATAGCTGCTACAGAAGATATTGACCGTTGAGTCCTCTCTCCATGCTAATTCCTGCCCAGATCTATTGGCACACTAGAAGTAGAAGTATTCAGAAAGGAAACCCAAAGGATTTTGAAATCCCGGGCATTTTCACTACTATCTTTGTTGGATTTACcgtcaaaataatatatatatattttgattcattcttgatttttttttcttgaaattgaaAGATAATTGCTGGGTTCGGATTAGAAAGGGGTACTTTGATTGCTTGTTTaacccattttttttattaatggcGGCTTTGGCACCCGGGATTCTGTTGAAGCTGTTAAATGGGTTGAATACAGGGGTTAAGCCCACAAGTGAGCACAGGAGCTCCCTTCTGCAGGTCACGGATATTGTGCCTGCAGATTTGGATGAAAAAATTCTTCTGCCGAAACATGGTTTTTACATCAAGATATCCGATTCTTCACATTCCATTTACGCGAGCCTGCCTTTTGATCAAGATGATCTTGTTCTGAGCAACAAAGTGCAACTGGGGCAGTTCATTTATGTGGATAAGTTAGAACCTGGGTCGCCTGTTCCGGTGGTTAAAGGGATTAAACCGATTCCGGGAAGGCACCCTTTGGTGGGTACACCTGAGCCATTAATGGGGTTGAGGCAAAAGGGGGAGAAAGCAGGACAAAAAACCAATGGAAAAAGTTCATCATGTCAAAGGAGGGGTTCTTGGGGGAAAGGGCCTAATGGAAGTGAAGTTCTTGAATCGCCAAGAAGTTTGAAGCCAGTTCCATTGGATTTCGATCAATGCACACCCATGAAAGAGAGGCCTCATAGTGCAGTGAAATTTGctgacaattttcaaatgtcaCCTATGATAAGAGGGAAAACGATGAGGGATGGAAGTGCGGTAAGATCTTCTGTTGGGGGCGCTCTCTTGTCTAAAATGACAGAGGCGAAGGCTGAACTACCCATAATTCGGAAAAGTTTTGCCTTCAGTTCCGTGTCTAAGTTTCCTAGGAGCAAGAGCGTATGTGACCGAGACCAAATGATATCCATGAGCCCTTTAAACATATCTGTAAGTTCATTTTTGTCAGATTCAATTTGAGTCTTTAAAGCTTCCAGTTTGTGCTGTTAATGGGCAATTATTTTGTGTTTTAGGAAAAAAAGAGCTCAACGCCACCTCCAAGACTGAGGAATGCGATTCCAACTGCATTTCCCCCCATTGGTGGAAGTTCAGAGAATAACTCAAAATCAAAGATGATTTCAAATTCACCATTTAAGTCTAGTTATTCAAATTTCACAGATGACACCAGCCTTCATTTCAACTTACCAGGAAAGCTTAGCATCCTTGGAAAGGTAAATTATATTTCGTTGATATAATTGAGTTAAATGTATTAGTTGAGGTCTAATGGCTGACTTCTTATGGAAAATGCATATAGGAAGCAGTTCAACAGCGAGAAACAGCACAGAAGATTGCACTTCAAGCACTTAGAGATGCTTCAGCCACTGAAAATCTTGTTCGATCTCTCAAGTAAAGAAATTTCTTGTACCTGTGGCGGGGGGGATCCATTGCAGTCTTTACATAActtatgttctaaaaaaatctATTACTCATCTCCGCTGGTCTCCCCCGTGCTCTCTTTTTCCTTTTTGACTTGTTTTGTTAAGTACAGGCTCAGCTGATGCATTAATCCTTGTGGCTGGCAGGATGTTTTCAAATTTGACCAGATCAGCTAAACCCGATGCCCCGGAAAGCTGTTTTAACCAGTTTCTTGATTTCCACAACCAGATTGTTCAAGTCGTTGCCGAAATAGTGTCCATTCAAGCAGCAACTGCTGCTACTGAAATGGCAAAAAAATCTCGTGCAGAACCCAGGGAAGATGAAGAAGGGGACAGCACTGTTTTACATGAAATAGTGCCTAATTCAATGAACCAACGGAACTCAGAATCAAATGCATCGAAAAGAAGAGCTGACCTTTACAAATCCATAGCAGCTTTTCCCGAAAGAATCGAGCAAACGCCTATCTTGGGAAAGCATTTGAAATCATCCACAATCAACCAAAAAGTGAACTTGGATAGAAAGGGAGCCTTTACAGCCATGGAATCTGCAAACGAGTGCGACGAGAACAAAAAACCAGCTTTATCTTGTAGTTTATCCAACACTATCAAACTGGGGAGGCAGGTTGAAACTGAAGCAGGAAACTGGTTCATGGAGTTTTTAGAGGACGCATTGGAAAAGGGTATGAAAAAGTCGAAAGGAGGGGCGGAAATGCATGATAGGAAATTCCCACAATCACTTATATTGAAGGTGATAAATTGGCTAGAAATGGAGCAGAGTGATAGAAGTAAGAGGCCAGTGCATCCAAGAGCCGCACAGGTTGCAAGAAAGTTGAGGATCAAGATGAAGAACccttgatttaaataattaaagtggTGATTCAATGGATTTGTTTTACAATTGTGTGGTTATTTTGTATTAATGTATTACTTATGTAGAGTTGCAAAATTTCTGAAATTCGTAACCACAATATCTTGTTTGAACCGAATCTCGATTTTTGATTAACTAGTCAAAACTACTCACATGGATGATAATTTGTGACATTAAACTTTCCCAGATAAACCCAATATTTGTAGTAGttttttatttatagatttattcaTTATTCCAAATGAAAAAACAACGTGCAACCTATCCAAGCCATTTTAATGCTGGAAGAATGTTTCAAGTTGACGAGTAACTAACATAATATTTACAACTATGAACTCTAACTGCCCTTCAGATTGCTTCATGTATAAACATCAGTCTCCTACGCCTGTGTATATGTAGTTTTTCGTTAACAAAATTCAAAGGGTAACTACGATGATGCATATACacctatatgaataaataatacACAAGGGAGGTGAAAGCCACAGACTACAGCCTTCTCGGGCAGAAAGCTTCCTCCACATCACAACCAAAATTGTACATTGTGTGAGACTATCTCATCCATTAAAATCTTTCGTCCGTTTGCTAGATCGACTCCTTGTTCTTGGAACCTCAGTAGGTTCAGACTCAGAGGTCTTCTGCCGTGGCGGGCTGCTTGAGTCACCAAAATTCATTGTCTTTTGAGGTACATCCTCATCCAAGGAAGCTTTTGGTACAATTTCTCTAGCGCCATTTGGAAAAGGTTTCTCATACGAGATGGCCGAGTCCAGTGAGTAGATACACAAAGATAGGGCAGACTGTGGTCATTTTAGCCAGTTGACGGGGATGACCAATACCACCAATCGGTATGCAAGTACTCACTTTTAATTGCAAGAGCTTGAACCATCTGAAATGAACAAGGGATACAAATGAGAAATCTTggaaaataaaacaaactatACGATTCCTGGGCAATATACGCAGAGCTAGCAGAAAGCGAGAACAACCcctcaccaaaaaaaaaaaaatttaactgcAAGTTTCAATACTTCAAGTCAACTCCTAGATGTATTTCTAGGGTCTACCTTTGCTAGTCAAGGAGGCAAAAGATGGGGTATATATGGTAAAAAGTTCATCCACCAAATTTAATATTCTGAAAATCAGAAATCAGATCATGGAATAGAAAGCCGGGCATACCTCATAAATTGTTTTCGCAGCTTTAACAAATGCACGCAATGCACGTCTTTTCTCTTGATTTGTCCTCGAATTTCTTAAAGCATCTTCAGGTAGAGCATCATCAATATCAACCAAAATAGTCTTGAGAAACCGAAGAACTTCAGAAGCTCTGCCTGCTAATGGTCGTAACGAAGATTCATGAACTATATTGCTTTTTGATACCCCAAGTTCTGAGCTGTTGTTATCCTTCATGGTAGAAATTTGAACCCCTTCACTCatcaatatatatttcattcttCTGACACCAGAGCCCTCTTCCAAAGCACTGGCTTCATTATTAGAATTTGGCTGCCAACTTCTCAAATCTGAGGGTATTTCTGCTAAACCGGCCTTATTTATTCTCGTGGAGGCCAAACTCAAGGCAGGATTGCTGAGATTAGTGCACTTGTTTGGTATAAAGTACACCATCACTACCGATAAGCCCGATTTCTGTCACAGAATCCTTGACCGAGTTTGGAGTGTTGAACCTGGCCATTATCTTCTCGAACTTGAACGGAAAATCTGGTTCCTGAGGGGATTCAACAAAACTAGATCCGCGATTTTGTTTCTCACTGGTTGACACTTGATGAATTCCAGCAGTAACATGCAATGTCTCCAGTAAAGCTACATTTTTCTGCCTTTTGCGCGTGGAGAAATCTTCCTCTGTTTAGTTTGCCTTAGTCACAGATGCCACTGAATTACAATTTACCACAGAATGTTTGCTTAGGTCATCGCTCGTTGGAAAACTCTGGTGGCAAGAGGGGCAATGGTCTTTCGTTATCCACACCGGTTCTAGACACACATCTATAAAGTCGGCCATTCTGACTTACTATGTGGATATCAACCTCTTTGTTCGCTTTACTCACTATCTTTTTCTATCTCTTCCCTCATAGTGCGCCACATAGTCGGAGGACCGGCGAGGAAGTCCATCACGCCAGGAAAGTAAGAAAATGCCCATATCTGCAAAAACCACGATACTCCTCCCAGTTTGAAAATAGGATCATGACGAGCACACTGATTCAAACCACGGTATACAGACCTTAGAAAGATGACCGCCAAGTTATACACTCGGCCAGTGCTGAGAGAACATGCTAATGGCAAATATTCAGAGGATGGCTTGCCAGACTAGGGGCAGAATATGTAATGACAGACCAACGCCCAAAGAAACATGGTGTGTTCAACAACGGAGGGAATACCGGTACGCAAAGACCACTCTTTAACCACAACCCGGTAGAAATGATAGCGGTAACGAGTGTGAACCAAGGTCGGGGCAGCAGGGTCATCAACGAAGTAGAGGGAGTCGGGTCCAACTACATGTATCCCCAGGAACAAGAATATGTCTTACAAAGTTATGGATAATGAACCAAATGGGAAGATGAAGACGTTGCAAGAAGAAGACCAAAACCTAATAATGCAATCGAATAAAACTGACTGTTTGGTTATTTTCATCTTAGAAATCATGACCAGTGGCCACAAACCCTGTTGGCGCCACTGTCGTACAAAATGAGGTTCCAAGCGATCTATCCATTCGAACCAATCTTCAGGAACCCGCGGTCAAGATTTAAACTGAGATGGCTTACTATGAGGCAATAGGGGTCTAAAAAGCAACAAGTCCCTAGAGTGCAGTAAAGGCAAGGTAAAGAGCAACTGATGGATTGATGGAGGAAACTGATTATCCGGGCAGAAAGGATGTCGCACAGGGCCAATGGTAGCAAGGGCTAGGGAAGTTGAGACTTTGGTCCTACAGTCCGAGCAACAGATAAGTAAGAACTAATGCAATACATGAAGAAGACAGACAACCATGGATGAGACAGTTCATACCCAGCCTTAGCAACATCAGACTTGTGAGAGGGTCCAGACTCGGATGTAAGTGGACTAGAGCCGGATACACCTACAAGAAATATGTTGGCATCTCAAACCCTTTGGTAAAGCAAATGAACTATAAGCCCAAGACATACCCGACACCGTAGACGTAAAGAGATGAATCACGGGAGTGGTCAACACTGAGGTGAGAATAGATGGAATGACTACTTTCGAGGATGGCGCCAGAATGGTGGAGGTGGTCAGAGACGAAGAAAGTGCGGTAGCTGGCAACCTGTAAACCAATAAAGCATAAACAAAGCAATTTCCCACACTTTCTTAGGGCAAACACACCTCATACCTATCTTTTTCAGTACCAGTAGGGATGACAACAAGGACAGAGCCGAAGTCGATAAATTGATTGGGGTTAAAAACCACTGCGCACATGCAAAGAACGATCAGATTGCCAATTGCTACAGATGTAAACATGGTCTCTTTGCCCCATCCACAAGGCAAATGCTAGCGAATGGCCAGACGATACTAAGCCCACAACTCCCCACAAAATCATCATAcaaaacaaagaagaaaattccAATTCAAACAAGACAACCAACAACTTCGGAGCCAAGAAACACCggataaaactcaagaaaaagaAGGGAGAAATACCAATGGCAGTAGAGGGTGAGGTCGGTTGTGCCAAGAGCTCCACGGAGGCCGGTGAGACCCCTGGTGGGATCGATACCAGATATTGATGACAAATAAACTGTGTAAACATAAATGCACGTGAAAAGATACCAGACCATACCAGGGTGTCGGACTACCACTGGAATCAGATCAAGGAATCGAGACCTCTACCAGACAGCGAACGACTCAGCCATGGTTGTTTATCTTCTTCATGTATTGTATTAGTTCTTACTTATTTGTTGCTCGGACTGCAGGACCAAAGCCTCGACTTCCCTGGCCCTTACTACCATTAGCCCTGTGCGACATCCTTCCTACCCGGATAATCAGTTTTCTCCATCAGTCCATCAATTGATATTTCCCTTGTCTTTACTGCACTCTCGGGACTTGTTGCTTTCTAGACCCTTATTGACTCATAGTGAGCCCTCTCAGTTTAAATCTTGGCCGCAGGTTCCCGAAGATTAGGTCGAATGGATAGATCGCTTGGAACCTCATTTTGGCGCCAACATGGCTTGTGACCACTGGCCATGATTTCTAAGATGAAAATAACCAAACAGTCAGTTTTATTCGATTGCATTCTTAGGTTTTGGTCCCCTTTCTTGCAACATCTTCATCTTCTCATTCGGTCCATTATCCATAACTTCGTACGACATATCCTTGTTCCTGGGATTACCTGTAGTTGGGCCCGACTCCCCCTACTTCGTTGATGACCCTGCTGCCCCGACCTTGGCTCACACTCGTTACTGTTATCCTTCCTACTGGGCTGTGGTTAAAGAGTGGTCTTCACGTACAGGTATTCCCTCCGTTGTTGAACACATCATGTTTCTCTGGGTGTTGGTATGTCATTGCATATTCTGCCCCTCGTCTGGCAAACCATCCTCTGAATATTTGCCGCTAACACGTTCTCTCAGCACTGACCTAGTGTATAACTTGACAGTCATGTTTCTAGGGTCTGTATATCGTGGTTTGAATCAGTGTGTTCGTCATGACCCTATTTCCAAACTGGGGGGAGTATTGTGGTTTTTGCAAATATGGGTCTTTTCTTACTTTCCTGGCGTGATGGACTTCTTCGCTGGTCCTCCGACTATGTTGCGCACTACTTCGTTGATGGGAAGCCGTCTTATTCTTTTAGCCCCTGATTTGATGGACTATTTACAGCGGCTAAAACTTGAATCACTCCACCTACCTGCACGACCCAGCGTTTCTTGCCTGACACAACCTTTCTGGGTTGGTGTTTTTCCCGATTTTCACGGTCGCTCCCCTGATGAGATTGCTGCTATACTCTTGACCCAGTACATCCATCCCACGTTTTTGGTAGTGGATTGTTCTTCTACTCGCCGCCATACAATGACAAATCAAGCTGGTCGCTTGGTGACACGATGTCTGAACTCTGTTTGAGTTTCAAACTCCCTTGGGTATCTACTTTTGTGAGTTTGGCAGCAACATGAGCGTCCGCATCTGAAATCAAGCCTCGCTTCCGAGCACCTTCAGGAAACACCAAAACGATGCTAAAATAACAGATATTGATGACATAAATGCATGTGAAAAGATACAAGACCATACCAGGGTGTCGGATTACCGATGGAATCAGGTCAAGGTATCGACACCTCCACCAGACAGCGAAAAACTCAGCCATGGTTGTCTGTCTTCTTCATGTATTGCATTAGTTCTTACTTATCTATTGCTCGGACTGCAAGACCAAAGCCTCGACTTCCCTGGCCCTTGCTACCATTGGCCCTGTGCGACATCTTTCATACCCGGATAATCAGTAGTCTCCATAAGTCGATCAGTTGCTCTTTCCCTTGCCTTTACTACACTCTGGGGACGTGATGTTTCAAAAAGCCCCAAACGACACCAAGGCTTAGGTGTTGAATGAACCGGAGAACTGAGGCCAACCCATGGCCAATCCATGTTACCTGCTAAGAAAAAACGTGTCAACGTACACGAAAAGAATAAATTAGCAAAAGAAGGTACATGAGAACAGAAAAGTCCAAAAGAGGAAATGCGGCAGTGAAGTGTCTACAAAACAAGTTCCCTGAACATAACAACCGCTTACAATTATTGCATGCTAATAATTCACAGAAATAAGGCACGGAGCTGCTCCCACTTGGCCAGACACTCTGATTCGGTGTTCTCAGCCTCCTGAAGTTTGCTAGTCCAGATGTGGTAATCATCCTTAAGGCCAAGAAATTGCTGGACAATAGCATGTGAATTTTTCCTGGTTTCCAAGAGGGTAGCCTCCAAAGTTTCTGCATCATCCAACAAAGTAACCATCCTGGCTCAACGCCTGTGAATCTCCTCCTCCAGTCGCTTGACTTCAGCCTCCTCCACATCATAACTAGCTGTTATTGCGACAATCTGCTCACGAATAACCTTGTCATGCTTGTCTAGATCTTCTTTCGTTTCGCGCTTACTCTGGAAAAATGTGCGGTGGGATATCATATTTGCACTGGTGGCAAAGGCGGCATCTAACCGAGAGAATATAGTCGGAAGGTCATCAAGTATATCAAAGCCTGAGGTAGCAAATTCTGGTGAACGTCTTGAGAATAGAGACAGATGAAAGCATGGCTAATCGTTGGGACTCCCCAAGCTGATGCAAGCCAAGGCCGAGGAAGTTTCGAACTGCCATCTTGGCATGAGCAAGCGCCTCCATAGACGGTGTGCACCTCTCAAGATTGGAGGTAACGGAGGAGATGTTATCGGAGAAACTCAAATCAACCTGGCTCTCAGGTTCGCCAATAAGCCTGAGTCGAGCCCTCCGAGATCTCAGATCCTGTCGAATAAACAAAGTCAAAGTTGGGTGTGACAAGTACGTAGAGATATCCAAGACAAAGAGACAGGTGAAGAGGATTACCATAGAGGGAGTAGCGGCAGC
The DNA window shown above is from Primulina huaijiensis isolate GDHJ02 chromosome 12, ASM1229523v2, whole genome shotgun sequence and carries:
- the LOC140989508 gene encoding uncharacterized protein isoform X2 — its product is MAALAPGILLKLLNGLNTGVKPTSEHRSSLLQVTDIVPADLDEKILLPKHGFYIKISDSSHSIYASLPFDQDDLVLSNKVQLGQFIYVDKLEPGSPVPVVKGIKPIPGRHPLVGTPEPLMGLRQKGEKAGQKTNGKSSSCQRRGSWGKGPNGSEVLESPRSLKPVPLDFDQCTPMKERPHSAVKFADNFQMSPMIRGKTMRDGSAVRSSVGGALLSKMTEAKAELPIIRKSFAFSSVSKFPRSKSVCDRDQMISMSPLNISEKKSSTPPPRLRNAIPTAFPPIGGSSENNSKSKMISNSPFKSSYSNFTDDTSLHFNLPGKLSILGKEAVQQRETAQKIALQALRDASATENLVRSLKMFSNLTRSAKPDAPESCFNQFLDFHNQIVQVVAEIVEDEEGDSTVLHEIVPNSMNQRNSESNASKRRADLYKSIAAFPERIEQTPILGKHLKSSTINQKVNLDRKGAFTAMESANECDENKKPALSCSLSNTIKLGRQVETEAGNWFMEFLEDALEKGMKKSKGGAEMHDRKFPQSLILKVINWLEMEQSDRSKRPVHPRAAQVARKLRIKMKNP
- the LOC140990696 gene encoding methyl-CpG-binding domain-containing protein 9-like; translated protein: MVYFIPNKCTNLSNPALSLASTRINKAGLAEIPSDLRSWQPNSNNEASALEEGSGVRRMKYILMSEGVQISTMKDNNSSELGVSKSNIVHESSLRPLAGRASEVLRFLKTILVDIDDALPEDALRNSRTNQEKRRALRAFVKAAKTIYEMVQALAIKSEYLHTDWWYWSSPSTG
- the LOC140989508 gene encoding uncharacterized protein isoform X1, with amino-acid sequence MAALAPGILLKLLNGLNTGVKPTSEHRSSLLQVTDIVPADLDEKILLPKHGFYIKISDSSHSIYASLPFDQDDLVLSNKVQLGQFIYVDKLEPGSPVPVVKGIKPIPGRHPLVGTPEPLMGLRQKGEKAGQKTNGKSSSCQRRGSWGKGPNGSEVLESPRSLKPVPLDFDQCTPMKERPHSAVKFADNFQMSPMIRGKTMRDGSAVRSSVGGALLSKMTEAKAELPIIRKSFAFSSVSKFPRSKSVCDRDQMISMSPLNISEKKSSTPPPRLRNAIPTAFPPIGGSSENNSKSKMISNSPFKSSYSNFTDDTSLHFNLPGKLSILGKEAVQQRETAQKIALQALRDASATENLVRSLKMFSNLTRSAKPDAPESCFNQFLDFHNQIVQVVAEIVSIQAATAATEMAKKSRAEPREDEEGDSTVLHEIVPNSMNQRNSESNASKRRADLYKSIAAFPERIEQTPILGKHLKSSTINQKVNLDRKGAFTAMESANECDENKKPALSCSLSNTIKLGRQVETEAGNWFMEFLEDALEKGMKKSKGGAEMHDRKFPQSLILKVINWLEMEQSDRSKRPVHPRAAQVARKLRIKMKNP